The Pieris rapae chromosome 1, ilPieRapa1.1, whole genome shotgun sequence genome contains the following window.
agaagattgaaaatgttttcatttttgcggtaagtatataattaataataaacataggTTATATTGAGTTAATACATGTtcggtaaaatttttaaataaaaaaaaatagtgtttctgtatttaaaattcaacataatactcgcatttaaaaatagaattataacgtattttttatggcattaaaaaaatactgatagCGATCCGTTTGTTGCTATATGATCACACACgacagtatataatatataatatgacgtTACACATTTATAGCTAGCTAGTTAAGTATAAGCAAGAAATTgccgtaataaatattaaggcgCAGAAGGGCAATTCTTATCAACATGTTAAATACCTGTATCGACGGCAACGCTAAAATCCTGTGGCGTGGAGTCAATAAAGGATCCTGCGGCGGCCTGCGACAACGCACTGTCGATGCAGCTGGCTGCATTGGATAATAAACGGGAGAGCTCGCACTTTGCCGCTGACGTAGCTAATAGAACAGGCCATACTTTTAGTAGcttgcattttttttctttcagtaCTTATAACTTTGATCTTATTTAGCACACggagtattttaaaaaactgtttgCAGTAAATTCGAGGGGGGGGTTGCCTACCTAAGTATACTTCACCGCCACATTCAACCatctacaaaatatacattgattaaatataaagatgtaaGAGACAGGCTCTTACATGCGATTCACCTGGATCGCGGTGTGTGCTTCCTGGAGCGCCTTGAGGTAATTGCTTGGGTTCGTCATCACCTGCAGCATCTTGATGAACATGAAGCTTTATCTTATTGCGCACTAAATGCGGCTTTATTTCATCAAACCACACATCGCACAACTGAATgagaaacatatttatatttttttcagtcgTAATTTTCTATGTGTACGACCTACGAGCCGTTAACTGCTTGTGTTTATTAGCTTCCTCatactttaatgtataatatgatatgtataggaaaactataattttatgttaaatttttaagtcgCTTGATCACATCGACCTTAAAACTaacaaaagcaaataaaacactaaattggtcttaaataatacttaatatatggTCTAGCAAATCATAGAAtgatcataaatataatataaataagaaaggTCAGAAACCTACATTAACTAATGCATTTTCCAGTTCATATCGCACAGTTTTGggaattttacttttactccTTGCTTTTGCATTTTTATCCGTCACATCTGAGATTTTGTTGGGTCGGATAACGTTCTCTTTACCCACTACTAACTTTTTCCCTACGACTTGAGCCATTATTGTTGCATTTTTTTCTTAgatgaaatcaaaataaaatctttagaaGTTTCTTTTAGGCAtggatatttttcacaatattttaaacaaaattaatttttgacacGGTTGTATTGAATGACTTTGACCATAGAtaacatagaaatatttttggcaACTTCAATAGAATTCCATAACCAaccgaaaataatttttattgctcTCTGTCCTAAACAATACTATTCGATTTTTGGTATTACATTAGAGGGTAGATGCAAAAAGTGATTAAATACTCGATTTtcgcttaaaaaataatagttctaTTTTGGAGTCGAGACATATCGTTCAAAAACA
Protein-coding sequences here:
- the LOC110995821 gene encoding uncharacterized protein LOC110995821; the encoded protein is MAQVVGKKLVVGKENVIRPNKISDVTDKNAKARSKSKIPKTVRYELENALVNLCDVWFDEIKPHLVRNKIKLHVHQDAAGDDEPKQLPQGAPGSTHRDPATSAAKCELSRLLSNAASCIDSALSQAAAGSFIDSTPQDFSVAVDTASKT